In Gimesia benthica, a single window of DNA contains:
- a CDS encoding PVC-type heme-binding CxxCH protein, which produces MLNRASLKSVYTLSAFVLFCGLTFFSLSGEEKDPNKQQAASPEDHPLILFMIGEEGYKTAESLPAFAKAHLQPLGFRTQFIFPDKDDPNSFSDLKAIKEADLLFLSVRRKTLPVAQMKLIQDYLNAGKPLVAVRTSSHGFALSKGKPAEGYVEWKDFDKEVLGGEYAGDFGNKTPTDVTTQLRAEQDPIMATVRNKYFRSEGSMYKSINLKSSTKTLLRGLSNVEGQPVQMPVAWTNNYKKSRIFYTSLGHPGDFEINTFTHTLVNAIYWCLKKEPPQVDVAGKISRDRFKQDLAGNEQVDKVMKSFKGRGEVGDESDPTPPAEAVKLFQVQQDFEMETIAAEPEVMQPLYMSFDHRGRMWVVQYLQYPFPAGLKVVKYDQYLRAVFDKVPQAPPNHVKGADKISVLEDTDGDGTFDKIKDVITGLNIVSAVTVGKGGIWVLNPPYLLFYPDADGDDIPDGDPEVHLSGFGLEDTHSVANSIKWGPDGWLYGANGSTSTGTVSSEVTKRLHFKGQMIWRYHPETKIFEIFAEGGGNTFSLEIDSKGRVFSGTNNGGTRGMHYAQGGYAKKNWGKHGPLTNPYAFGYYEHMRHKGYQERFSQTFSIYEGGIFPPKYNGAVFAANSLHNRVMASNLIPDTSTYRTEDMPPIVLTQDRWFRPVDIKVGPDGCIYLADWYDSRLTHVDPRDNWHKTSGRIYRLKPKNFEPVKPFDLSKQTNAELIETMGHSNKWFRQKAVQVIGERGDQSMVPALLKIAKSDNDDRALEALWALNQLGAFDEELALELLGHRDQHVRRWTIRLLGDRHQASKQLTKSLVELAQTEPYAEVRSQLASSAKRFPAESGLAITEVLLQREEDQEDLHIPLLLWWSLESKATTDREAVLKLFSKPEFWQVKMVQDVILERIMQRYAMAGGDENYAMCAKLLKLAPSDQHKEKLMVGMLEAFRGQKITNLPEDLSKGLAEYQKNLGETDLALALRLGDKEATSRALKIIADKNADRPTRLTYIEILGQLKTKAAIGPLTSILSLTGSDTHSLKRVALQALMNFENPSIGKSILARYHSTLLDEHDVRGTAQRVLASRKAWSKQFLNEVDAWRIKANTIPLDVVQQMALHDDPDIKASIKKHWGKVRGSTPAEKQEEMQRVARLVKAGGGQFSSGKVLFNKTCAVCHTLYGEGGKAGPKLTGYERDNLDFMLLAVVDPSAAIREEFTNFLIVTDDGRTVTGLIDEQTTKTITLRDVKGQTVLINKDEIEILKALDLSLMPDGLTKNLSDQEVKDLFSYIMSRTPNGGK; this is translated from the coding sequence ATGCTGAATCGAGCCTCTCTGAAGTCTGTCTATACCTTGAGTGCCTTCGTGCTGTTTTGTGGACTGACCTTTTTCTCCCTCTCAGGTGAAGAGAAAGATCCGAATAAACAGCAGGCTGCCAGTCCTGAAGATCATCCGCTGATTCTGTTTATGATCGGGGAAGAGGGTTACAAGACAGCCGAGAGTCTGCCCGCATTCGCTAAAGCACACCTGCAGCCACTCGGATTTCGCACGCAGTTCATCTTTCCGGACAAGGACGATCCAAACTCCTTTTCCGACCTGAAAGCAATTAAAGAAGCCGACCTGTTGTTTTTGAGTGTCCGCCGCAAAACTCTGCCGGTCGCGCAGATGAAACTCATTCAGGATTACCTGAATGCCGGCAAGCCACTGGTCGCCGTCCGTACTTCGAGCCATGGGTTTGCGTTGAGTAAAGGAAAGCCAGCCGAGGGATATGTGGAATGGAAAGATTTTGACAAGGAAGTGCTGGGGGGCGAATACGCGGGCGACTTCGGCAATAAAACACCGACTGATGTCACCACCCAGTTGCGGGCCGAGCAGGACCCGATTATGGCGACCGTCCGCAATAAATACTTCCGCAGCGAAGGCTCCATGTATAAGAGCATCAACCTGAAAAGCTCAACCAAGACTCTGTTGCGGGGACTTTCTAACGTCGAGGGACAGCCGGTGCAGATGCCGGTCGCCTGGACGAACAACTACAAGAAGTCGCGAATTTTCTATACCTCTCTGGGACACCCCGGCGATTTTGAAATCAATACTTTTACGCACACGCTGGTCAATGCAATCTACTGGTGTTTGAAAAAAGAACCGCCACAGGTTGACGTGGCAGGCAAGATCAGCCGTGACCGTTTCAAGCAGGATCTGGCCGGAAACGAGCAGGTCGACAAGGTCATGAAATCGTTCAAAGGGCGTGGGGAAGTCGGTGATGAATCGGATCCCACCCCGCCCGCCGAAGCGGTGAAACTGTTTCAGGTTCAGCAGGACTTTGAAATGGAAACCATTGCCGCGGAACCCGAAGTGATGCAGCCGCTGTATATGAGCTTTGACCATCGGGGGCGGATGTGGGTTGTGCAATACCTGCAGTATCCATTCCCTGCGGGCTTGAAAGTCGTCAAGTACGATCAGTATCTGCGAGCAGTCTTCGATAAAGTCCCCCAGGCTCCGCCGAATCATGTGAAAGGGGCTGATAAAATTTCTGTGCTGGAGGATACGGATGGAGACGGGACCTTCGATAAAATCAAAGATGTGATTACCGGTCTGAATATTGTCTCCGCTGTCACGGTAGGCAAAGGGGGCATCTGGGTTTTGAATCCTCCTTATCTGCTCTTCTATCCCGATGCGGATGGCGATGATATTCCGGACGGCGATCCCGAAGTGCATCTCTCGGGTTTTGGTCTGGAAGATACCCACTCGGTAGCGAACAGCATCAAGTGGGGACCTGATGGCTGGTTGTACGGTGCCAACGGAAGTACTTCCACGGGAACAGTGAGTTCGGAAGTCACGAAGCGACTGCACTTCAAAGGCCAGATGATCTGGCGCTATCACCCCGAAACGAAAATCTTCGAAATCTTCGCAGAAGGCGGCGGGAATACCTTCAGCCTGGAAATCGATTCCAAGGGACGTGTCTTCTCGGGTACCAATAACGGGGGAACCCGCGGCATGCATTACGCTCAGGGAGGCTATGCCAAGAAGAACTGGGGCAAGCATGGTCCGCTGACGAACCCGTACGCCTTCGGCTATTACGAACATATGCGGCACAAAGGTTACCAGGAGCGTTTCAGCCAGACTTTTTCGATCTATGAAGGGGGGATCTTCCCGCCCAAATATAATGGGGCGGTCTTTGCAGCCAATTCACTGCATAACCGCGTGATGGCCAGCAACCTGATTCCGGATACATCAACGTATCGAACCGAAGACATGCCGCCGATTGTGCTCACACAGGATCGCTGGTTCCGACCGGTGGATATCAAGGTCGGCCCCGATGGCTGCATCTATCTGGCGGACTGGTATGACAGCCGTCTGACACACGTGGATCCTCGCGACAACTGGCACAAAACCAGTGGCCGCATCTATCGTCTCAAACCGAAAAACTTTGAACCAGTGAAACCTTTCGATCTGTCAAAGCAGACCAATGCCGAACTGATCGAAACCATGGGACACTCGAATAAGTGGTTCCGTCAGAAAGCCGTGCAGGTGATCGGCGAACGGGGTGACCAGTCCATGGTACCAGCCTTGTTGAAGATTGCGAAAAGCGACAACGACGACCGGGCTCTGGAAGCATTATGGGCCTTGAATCAACTCGGCGCGTTCGATGAAGAACTGGCCCTGGAACTACTGGGACACCGCGATCAACACGTGCGTCGCTGGACGATTCGTCTGCTCGGCGATCGACACCAGGCATCAAAACAGCTGACGAAATCCCTGGTGGAGCTGGCGCAGACCGAGCCTTATGCCGAGGTGCGGTCGCAGCTGGCATCGTCAGCCAAACGCTTCCCCGCGGAATCAGGACTGGCGATTACCGAAGTCCTGCTGCAGCGAGAAGAAGATCAGGAAGACCTGCATATTCCCCTGTTGCTCTGGTGGTCACTGGAGAGCAAAGCGACTACGGATCGGGAGGCCGTCCTGAAGCTGTTTTCCAAGCCCGAGTTCTGGCAGGTTAAGATGGTCCAGGATGTGATTCTGGAACGGATCATGCAGCGGTACGCGATGGCAGGCGGCGATGAGAATTATGCGATGTGTGCCAAACTGCTTAAGCTGGCTCCCTCCGATCAACACAAGGAAAAACTGATGGTGGGGATGCTGGAAGCCTTCCGCGGTCAGAAAATTACGAACCTGCCCGAAGACCTCAGTAAAGGTCTGGCGGAGTACCAGAAGAATCTGGGTGAAACCGATCTCGCGTTGGCGCTGCGTCTGGGTGATAAGGAAGCGACCAGTCGCGCCTTGAAAATCATCGCAGACAAAAATGCAGACCGGCCGACACGGCTGACCTACATCGAGATTCTGGGACAGCTGAAAACGAAAGCGGCTATCGGCCCGTTGACATCGATTCTGTCACTGACCGGCTCCGATACCCATTCACTCAAACGGGTGGCGTTGCAGGCGCTGATGAACTTTGAGAATCCGAGTATCGGCAAGAGCATTCTGGCCCGCTATCACAGTACGCTGCTGGACGAGCATGATGTACGGGGTACCGCGCAACGTGTGCTGGCCAGCCGTAAAGCATGGAGCAAACAGTTCCTGAATGAAGTGGATGCCTGGCGCATCAAGGCGAACACGATTCCGCTGGATGTGGTACAGCAGATGGCATTGCACGACGATCCCGACATCAAAGCCAGCATTAAGAAACACTGGGGTAAGGTTCGCGGCAGCACTCCAGCAGAAAAACAGGAAGAAATGCAGCGCGTGGCACGTCTGGTGAAAGCCGGTGGCGGGCAGTTCTCTTCAGGCAAAGTTCTGTTCAACAAGACGTGTGCTGTCTGCCATACCCTGTATGGTGAAGGGGGCAAAGCCGGTCCCAAGCTGACCGGCTACGAACGGGATAACCTGGACTTCATGCTGCTGGCGGTGGTCGATCCGAGTGCCGCGATCCGTGAGGAGTTTACAAACTTCCTGATTGTGACCGATGACGGACGCACCGTGACCGGTCTGATCGACGAGCAGACGACGAAGACGATTACCCTGCGTGACGTCAAAGGGCAGACAGTGCTGATCAACAAGGACGAGATCGAGATCCTGAAGGCCCTCGATCTCTCCCTGATGCCGGATGGTCTGACCAAAAACCTGAGCGATCAGGAAGTCAAAGACCTGTTTTCCTATATTATGAGCCGCACTCCCAACGGAGGAAAATAG
- a CDS encoding M50 family metallopeptidase — MSRIYQLLFSICWLFGCWLAMMGLHELGHVLGGLLTGGQVSRVVLHPLAISRTDLAMNPYPAIVVWAGPLIGVILPLGLLIAARLTNWSQAEFVQFFAGFCLIANGAYIAGGALDGIGDCGVMRQTGSPLWLMWCFGLMTVPAGFVLWHRLGSIRDWWQHPERTSEHSAWIMLLTVMTLVVLMVCFSAQ; from the coding sequence ATGTCGCGAATTTACCAGCTTCTGTTCAGCATTTGCTGGCTGTTCGGCTGCTGGCTGGCCATGATGGGCCTGCATGAACTGGGACACGTGCTGGGAGGCCTGCTGACTGGAGGCCAGGTGTCGCGTGTCGTCTTGCATCCCCTGGCGATTTCCCGAACAGATCTGGCCATGAATCCATATCCAGCCATTGTCGTCTGGGCCGGCCCCCTGATTGGCGTGATCCTGCCGTTGGGGCTCCTAATCGCAGCCCGACTGACGAACTGGTCGCAAGCGGAATTCGTCCAGTTCTTTGCCGGCTTCTGTCTGATCGCCAACGGCGCATACATCGCCGGTGGTGCCCTGGATGGCATCGGTGATTGCGGCGTGATGCGGCAGACCGGATCGCCCCTCTGGCTGATGTGGTGCTTCGGACTCATGACCGTTCCCGCAGGCTTTGTGCTCTGGCATCGTCTCGGTTCAATCCGCGACTGGTGGCAACATCCGGAACGCACCTCGGAGCACAGTGCCTGGATCATGCTGCTGACCGTCATGACACTCGTAGTGCTGATGGTCTGTTTTTCTGCGCAATAG
- a CDS encoding alpha/beta hydrolase yields MSTLLNRRQMLGVCAAGASTLCLPSLTRAKQAKTKMKTFTFKKVGNLEIKADVHRADDNQTRPVMVWFHGGALIVGHRGGVSGRVLKDMLNAGYTVVSFDYRLAPETKLPEIIADLEDGFTWLHEKGPDLFNVDTSKVAVSGGSAGGCLTMIAGYRAQPQPTVLVPFWGYGDLIGDWIGKPSPHDRHQTDITKAEALQQVGDGVIADSRESQKNRGEFYKYCRQHGTWPQAISGWDHHRNPEKFYPYMTLKNVTKDYPPTLMVHGTKDTDVPYEQSTLMAEQLKQHGVEHQLVTIPGGEHGLVGGDPKLIEAAYQQAFQFMHERMR; encoded by the coding sequence ATGTCTACGCTGCTGAATCGTCGTCAAATGTTGGGAGTCTGTGCTGCTGGCGCCTCAACTTTATGTCTGCCCTCACTCACCCGGGCGAAGCAGGCCAAAACCAAAATGAAAACCTTCACCTTCAAAAAGGTGGGGAACCTGGAAATCAAAGCCGACGTGCACCGGGCCGATGATAACCAGACGCGGCCCGTCATGGTCTGGTTTCATGGCGGTGCGCTGATTGTCGGGCATCGGGGGGGCGTCAGTGGCCGCGTCCTGAAAGACATGCTCAACGCCGGCTATACCGTGGTCTCCTTTGACTACCGGCTGGCCCCCGAGACGAAGCTTCCTGAAATCATTGCCGACCTCGAAGACGGATTTACATGGCTGCATGAGAAAGGCCCCGACCTCTTCAATGTCGACACCAGCAAAGTCGCGGTCTCCGGCGGTTCCGCGGGTGGCTGTCTGACGATGATCGCCGGCTATCGTGCCCAGCCCCAGCCGACAGTTCTCGTTCCATTCTGGGGCTATGGAGATCTGATCGGCGACTGGATCGGCAAGCCCAGCCCGCATGACAGACATCAGACGGACATTACGAAAGCAGAAGCGCTGCAACAGGTGGGCGACGGAGTAATTGCCGACTCGCGCGAGAGTCAGAAAAATCGAGGCGAGTTCTATAAGTATTGTCGCCAGCACGGAACCTGGCCGCAGGCAATCTCCGGCTGGGATCATCACCGTAATCCCGAAAAGTTCTATCCCTACATGACGCTGAAAAATGTTACAAAAGACTATCCCCCCACGTTGATGGTTCACGGGACCAAAGACACCGATGTACCTTATGAGCAGTCGACTCTAATGGCCGAGCAGCTCAAACAGCATGGAGTGGAACATCAGCTCGTCACGATTCCGGGAGGCGAACACGGTCTGGTCGGCGGTGATCCCAAACTGATCGAAGCCGCCTACCAGCAGGCCTTTCAATTCATGCACGAACGGATGAGGTGA
- a CDS encoding DUF2332 domain-containing protein: MNADLSEQFRAFAVPECRETSPLYCCLTEAIAADAEVLEIASQARDGQPVPNLLFAAVQYLLVANPAHPLAEYYATCTAEPKDPSDAFPLFKDFVLAHLIEIIELLQTRLVQTNEVRRCACLYPAFMYALRHFAPQPLALLEIGCSAGLNLLWDRYRYAYNESGKIYGDRESPTLITSVFLGKPSAGLEDSLPYVTHRIGVDLHPIDVSVPAEVNWLRALIWPEQHERRQLLEAAIRQQQGIELDLRTGDGFADICSFAAEIPTDSLLCIFHTHVANQISLEQGNAFLETIRELARQRDLLHLYNNLPDAHLRLQVFHKGILTRQILANTDGHGRWLEWLV, from the coding sequence GTGAACGCGGATCTGTCTGAACAATTTCGCGCCTTTGCTGTGCCGGAGTGCCGGGAAACATCTCCCCTGTATTGTTGTCTGACGGAAGCGATTGCCGCGGATGCAGAAGTGCTGGAGATCGCCAGTCAGGCGCGGGACGGACAGCCGGTTCCTAATCTCCTCTTCGCTGCCGTCCAATATCTGCTGGTCGCCAACCCGGCTCATCCGCTGGCAGAGTACTATGCGACCTGCACTGCAGAACCCAAAGATCCCTCAGACGCTTTCCCGCTGTTTAAAGATTTCGTACTCGCTCATCTAATTGAAATCATTGAACTGCTGCAGACGCGACTCGTGCAGACCAATGAAGTCCGCCGCTGTGCCTGTCTGTATCCTGCGTTCATGTACGCACTGCGGCACTTTGCCCCTCAACCGCTGGCCTTGCTGGAAATCGGCTGCAGCGCTGGGCTGAACCTGCTCTGGGACCGCTATCGCTACGCCTATAATGAAAGCGGTAAAATCTATGGAGATCGCGAATCACCGACACTGATCACGTCTGTTTTTCTGGGAAAGCCCTCTGCAGGACTGGAAGATTCCCTGCCTTACGTCACGCATCGCATCGGCGTCGACCTGCATCCGATCGATGTTTCTGTTCCCGCAGAAGTCAACTGGCTGCGGGCCTTGATCTGGCCTGAGCAGCACGAACGCCGTCAGCTGCTGGAAGCCGCTATCCGGCAACAACAGGGGATCGAACTCGACCTGCGAACCGGAGACGGTTTTGCAGACATCTGCTCATTCGCTGCAGAGATTCCCACGGACTCCCTGCTCTGTATCTTCCATACGCATGTCGCCAACCAGATCTCGCTGGAGCAAGGGAATGCGTTTCTGGAAACGATCCGCGAACTGGCCCGGCAACGCGATCTCCTGCACCTGTATAACAACCTGCCTGACGCCCATTTAAGGTTACAGGTATTCCACAAAGGAATTCTCACCCGACAGATACTCGCCAATACCGACGGACACGGCCGCTGGCTGGAATGGCTGGTGTAA
- a CDS encoding TIGR01777 family oxidoreductase: METQGRIVIAGGTGFLGQNLARYLTKQNYEVTILGRHQPQTKGDWRYVSWDARSLGSWVSELEQAAALVNLAGRTVDCIKTPDHCDEILRSRVEATDVLGQAVRQLAVPPPVWVQMSTAHRYGDPPECTCDEDSAFGYGLAPFVAQEWEAAFQRAVLPEMRQVILRTSFVIGRDGGALQRLSKLVRWGLGGTVGHGRQGMSWIHEQDMNRLFHRAITNQTMQGAYLATAPEPVSNAEFMRALRKALKMPIGLPALSWMVRLGAPLLMRTDPELALYGRYCISRRLKEENFEFQFPDLDSAIQNIYDKTSS; the protein is encoded by the coding sequence ATGGAGACACAAGGCCGCATTGTCATCGCCGGAGGAACCGGGTTCCTCGGACAGAATCTGGCCCGCTATCTGACCAAACAGAATTATGAGGTCACCATCCTCGGCCGACATCAGCCACAGACAAAGGGCGACTGGCGTTATGTGAGCTGGGATGCCCGCTCTCTCGGATCGTGGGTCAGCGAACTGGAACAGGCGGCCGCTCTGGTGAACCTTGCCGGCCGAACGGTCGACTGCATCAAGACTCCCGACCACTGTGATGAAATTCTCCGTTCGCGAGTCGAAGCAACTGACGTACTGGGGCAAGCAGTTCGGCAACTCGCAGTACCGCCGCCGGTCTGGGTGCAGATGTCAACGGCCCACCGTTACGGCGATCCCCCGGAATGTACCTGCGATGAAGACTCCGCCTTCGGTTATGGTCTCGCGCCTTTCGTCGCACAGGAATGGGAAGCCGCCTTCCAGCGCGCTGTTCTCCCCGAAATGCGGCAGGTCATTCTTCGCACCAGCTTTGTCATCGGCCGTGACGGAGGTGCACTCCAGCGGCTTTCAAAACTGGTCCGCTGGGGACTCGGAGGCACCGTCGGACACGGACGACAGGGGATGAGCTGGATTCACGAGCAGGATATGAATCGCCTCTTTCATAGAGCTATCACCAATCAAACCATGCAGGGGGCCTACCTGGCCACCGCTCCCGAACCGGTTTCGAATGCAGAATTCATGCGTGCTCTGCGAAAAGCTTTGAAGATGCCCATCGGTCTCCCTGCACTGAGTTGGATGGTACGGCTGGGGGCGCCGCTGTTGATGCGTACCGATCCCGAACTGGCTCTTTACGGACGTTATTGTATTTCACGACGCCTGAAAGAAGAGAATTTCGAATTCCAGTTTCCCGATCTGGATTCTGCGATTCAGAACATCTACGATAAAACTTCCAGCTGA
- a CDS encoding DUF1559 domain-containing protein, with amino-acid sequence MLKSSKTPRGFTLIELLVVIAIIAILIALLLPAVQQAREAARRSTCKNNLKQIGLALHNYHDSYQTFPIGSQVSYYRANWRSSILPFIDQAPAYNKLIPAAYSQHGFAAGSGNSASGYNTENAVLNNLYIPIYKCPSSTADAFYTGTSPVSNNGTTSPNSALGKETGMTMDYVGISGSYLNAAPYSSGCGAAYGGYWCNNGMMQIGKVSRMRDCKDGTSNTMIIAEDSGLVNNRDYRSNYYGGWAGHTGLTSWGTGVNTIRYSPNPSTAPAGGDQTYTPNNPLTSEHVGGVHALLGDGAVRFLSNNIDIETLRRLGMRNDNLVLGEF; translated from the coding sequence ATGCTGAAGTCATCCAAAACACCACGGGGATTTACCCTCATCGAACTGCTGGTGGTCATCGCTATTATCGCAATTCTGATCGCCCTCCTCTTGCCCGCTGTCCAGCAGGCACGTGAAGCAGCCCGCCGCTCGACCTGCAAAAACAACCTGAAGCAGATCGGTCTGGCACTGCACAATTACCATGACTCCTATCAGACGTTTCCGATTGGCTCGCAGGTTTCCTACTACCGCGCTAACTGGCGATCTTCGATTCTGCCTTTCATCGATCAGGCACCTGCCTACAACAAACTCATTCCAGCGGCCTACTCTCAACACGGCTTTGCGGCCGGCAGTGGGAACTCTGCCTCCGGCTATAACACCGAAAACGCCGTGCTGAATAATCTCTACATCCCCATCTACAAATGTCCGTCCAGCACCGCGGATGCCTTCTACACTGGTACCAGTCCTGTTTCCAACAACGGTACGACATCCCCGAACTCGGCTCTCGGAAAAGAAACCGGCATGACCATGGACTACGTGGGCATCAGCGGTTCTTACCTGAATGCAGCCCCCTACAGCTCCGGTTGTGGAGCTGCATACGGTGGTTACTGGTGTAACAACGGGATGATGCAGATCGGCAAAGTCTCCCGCATGCGTGACTGTAAAGACGGAACCTCGAACACCATGATCATTGCCGAAGATTCCGGTCTGGTTAACAACCGAGATTATCGCAGCAACTACTACGGCGGCTGGGCAGGACACACTGGACTGACCAGTTGGGGAACCGGCGTGAATACCATCCGCTACAGCCCCAACCCTTCCACCGCACCTGCGGGGGGAGACCAGACTTACACCCCCAACAACCCGCTGACCTCTGAACACGTAGGCGGCGTGCACGCGCTGCTCGGAGATGGTGCCGTCCGGTTCCTCTCGAATAACATCGACATCGAAACCCTCCGCAGACTGGGTATGCGTAACGACAACCTGGTACTCGGCGAATTCTAA
- a CDS encoding carboxypeptidase-like regulatory domain-containing protein, which produces MLKLSRLTLCLMLIALLTACGSSVEEVPTGTVSGTVTLGGKPLSGARVNFISGTAGAGAYADLQQDGTYSISEPIAAGDYKVYLSSPGLGDAPPDETGNQEFKDALKEVPQKYQSDQTTELQTVIKEGENTFDIDLKP; this is translated from the coding sequence ATGCTCAAACTCTCTCGACTGACTCTCTGCCTGATGCTGATCGCGCTGCTGACTGCCTGCGGATCCAGCGTCGAGGAAGTTCCCACCGGTACCGTCAGCGGCACCGTGACCCTCGGGGGTAAACCGCTTTCCGGCGCACGCGTCAATTTCATTTCCGGAACCGCAGGAGCAGGCGCCTACGCCGATCTTCAGCAGGATGGCACCTACAGCATTTCCGAACCGATCGCCGCCGGTGACTACAAAGTCTATCTTTCTTCCCCCGGACTGGGAGATGCGCCCCCGGATGAAACGGGCAACCAGGAATTTAAGGATGCTCTCAAAGAGGTCCCGCAGAAATATCAGAGCGATCAGACCACCGAGCTGCAGACCGTGATCAAGGAAGGCGAGAATACCTTCGATATCGATCTCAAGCCCTGA
- a CDS encoding ion transporter, whose protein sequence is MPTLKQVVEDSDTKAGKTFDLFIQAVIVISLVSFTIETLPDLSPTTRTCLRGIEIVSVIIFTVEYLARVLVASNRPAFIFSFFGIIDLLAILPFYLGMGLDLRSLRAFRLLRLVRIFKLARYSAAARRFHRAFLIAKEELALFLFATLIIIYLAAVGIYHFENPAQSEAFSSVFHSLWWAVSTLTTVGYGDIYPITAGGKIFTFFILAAGLGIVSIPAGLVASALAKAREMED, encoded by the coding sequence ATGCCAACGTTGAAACAGGTCGTTGAAGATTCAGATACGAAAGCAGGTAAAACTTTCGATCTGTTCATCCAGGCTGTAATTGTGATCTCCCTGGTTAGTTTTACGATAGAGACCTTACCCGACCTGTCTCCGACTACCAGAACCTGTCTCAGGGGCATAGAGATTGTCAGCGTGATTATCTTCACGGTGGAGTATCTCGCCCGGGTCCTGGTTGCCAGCAACAGGCCTGCTTTCATCTTCTCATTCTTTGGTATTATTGACCTACTGGCGATTCTTCCTTTCTATCTGGGAATGGGGTTGGATTTGAGATCACTCAGAGCCTTCCGACTCCTGCGACTCGTCCGAATTTTTAAACTGGCCCGCTACAGTGCCGCTGCCAGACGTTTCCACAGAGCCTTTCTCATTGCCAAAGAGGAACTGGCTTTATTCCTCTTCGCCACGCTGATTATCATTTACCTGGCCGCAGTCGGAATTTATCACTTTGAGAATCCTGCACAGTCGGAAGCTTTCAGTTCTGTTTTTCATAGCCTGTGGTGGGCAGTGTCAACTTTGACCACCGTCGGTTACGGCGATATCTATCCGATCACAGCTGGGGGAAAAATCTTTACATTCTTTATCCTCGCTGCAGGGCTGGGTATCGTTTCGATCCCCGCTGGTCTGGTCGCCTCTGCACTCGCTAAAGCCAGAGAAATGGAAGACTGA
- a CDS encoding DUF1559 domain-containing protein — protein sequence MSNRRRGFTLIELLVVIAIIAILIALLLPAVQQAREAARRSTCKNNLKQIGLALHNYHDTFGTFPPATIRRQGATTEWETSMISWQARILASMDQAPLYNQIDWSIEPGRTGTNATAMNNELPAYRCPSDPGNRGTTGQSGYGPTNYVTCTADSGGYAAGGSTYQNNGRSVMFLNSKTQIRDIEDGTSNTMMVSECEVGSAFANVNATSGTVCTGSATTKTRGYSWFYAQSMPAWSFTTLVGPNTDLLECAQSTGGSALLGARSKHVGGVHTLFCDGRVQFISENINLGTWQNLGHKSDGNIIGEY from the coding sequence TTGTCTAATCGCCGTCGGGGCTTCACACTCATCGAACTGCTGGTGGTCATCGCCATTATCGCCATCCTCATCGCTCTGCTCCTTCCCGCCGTTCAACAGGCACGCGAAGCGGCCCGTCGCTCTACCTGTAAGAACAATCTGAAGCAGATCGGTCTGGCCCTGCACAACTACCACGACACCTTCGGCACTTTCCCTCCCGCAACCATCCGTCGCCAGGGTGCCACCACAGAATGGGAAACCAGCATGATCAGCTGGCAGGCCCGTATTCTGGCTTCCATGGACCAGGCTCCCCTCTACAATCAGATTGACTGGAGCATTGAGCCCGGTAGAACAGGCACCAACGCCACAGCCATGAACAATGAACTTCCTGCCTACCGCTGCCCCAGTGATCCCGGTAACCGTGGCACCACAGGCCAGTCTGGCTATGGACCAACCAACTACGTCACCTGTACTGCAGACTCCGGTGGCTACGCAGCCGGCGGATCGACCTACCAGAACAATGGTCGCTCAGTCATGTTCCTGAATAGTAAAACTCAAATTCGGGACATCGAAGACGGTACATCCAACACCATGATGGTCTCTGAATGCGAAGTCGGTAGCGCGTTTGCCAACGTCAACGCCACCTCTGGTACTGTCTGCACCGGATCAGCCACAACCAAGACCCGGGGTTACTCCTGGTTCTACGCCCAGTCGATGCCCGCCTGGAGCTTTACCACCCTGGTGGGACCGAACACAGATCTTCTTGAATGTGCTCAGAGCACCGGCGGTTCCGCACTGCTGGGAGCCCGCAGCAAACACGTCGGCGGTGTGCACACTCTGTTCTGTGACGGACGCGTGCAGTTCATCTCCGAAAACATCAACCTCGGTACATGGCAGAACCTGGGGCACAAATCAGATGGTAACATCATCGGCGAATACTAA